AATACCCTTGCGGTAACGTCAGCTTATCAAGTTTATCGGAGATAAAAGATTCCGAGAGGCCAAAGGTATATATTCGACTGCAAGCATGCCCGATTGCATTAGGAAATATTTTTTTCAAATCGGGCAGAATTTGTGTTTCAACCATTTGTTTAAATTCACGAGGAACACCAGGAGTGAAATAGAATATCGCCTCGTTGATAATCATCCGAAAACCACAGGCTGTGCCAATCGGGTTATCAATAATTTGTGCGACCTCGGGTAAAATAGCTTGCTTAATATTGCTCTCTGGCATGGCTGTACCCCGCTTTTGGTACATCTCTTTTAGACGATTCAACCAAGTTTCAGACAGAACCAGCTCACACTCTGCTGCTTGAGCTGCCGCTTCGCTACTCATATCATCATTGGTCGGTCCAAGACCACCATTCACAATAACGACATCACTATTGAAGCTCAGCATCAGAAGTTCTTCGGTCAAACCCGACAGCTGATCACCTACCGTTGAGCGTTTCGTTAAGCTAAACCCATTTTGATAAAACAGACTGGATAACCAAGCTGCATTGGTATCGAGAATATCACCGTGAAGAACTTCTTCACCTGTACTAAGCATTGCTATCTTCACAATTGGCCCCCAAGACTAGGCATAATGCATAACCAAAAAGTCATTTTACCTAACCTAATGCATTCAATATATCTATAATAAGCGTCAATTCGTCATATTTAAATGTCGAACAAGTATTTTAATGAACACTGTTTTGAGGGATAATCCCCCCTCGATCTTCAAAGAACCAACTCGGAGACCTCTGTGTCAAAATTACCCAGACTAATGAAAACTCTAAGTGCCGCAACACTGACTCTAGCCACATCGGCTTATGCTAACCAGCAAGATGCGATTAATCACATCGAGTTTTCTTATGCGCCAGACTGTTTGTCAGGTTACTGTGAAACGACAACTTTGTATAGTTTTGAACCGCATAAGCGTCATTTAGCAATGGGTATGGTCGAAGATGAGTCGCTATCACTGAATGCGGGTTTAGAGCCAAAGCACCTCATTATTCCAAAGGATAAAGATTGGGATTATCTCATGGGGCAAACCTATACCATTCTCGGTTTGAGTGTCGCGACTGTAGGTTTAATGACATTCTTACCGGAAAGTATCACAAAATGGGATGCTGAAGACCGTGACATGAGCAAGCTGGGCAGCAAATGGAAAGATAATGTCACCAGCGGTCCAGTTTGGGATCGTGATGAGCACTTCCTTAATTATATTATGCACCCATACTTCGGCGGGGTTTACTACACCGCAGCAAGACATGCTGGTTATAATGAGTTTGAGTCTTTCCTATACTCTACAACCATGTCGAGCTTCTTCTGGGAATATGGTGTAGAAGCATTTGCTGAAGTACCTTCATGGCAAGATTTGTTTATCACTCCTTTCTTTGGCGCAGTTGTCGGTGAAATGATGCTGACAAGTGAACAGGAAATCATCGCAAACGGCGGTGAAGTCATGGGTTCAGAAACAGTTGGTGATATTTCATTGTTTTTCCTCAACCCTGTTGGCCACATCCACCACTGGGTATCGAACGCTTGGGGAGGCGATGCCGAGTTTAAGTTTAGCTCTTCGCCATGGTTTGGTAACCAACAAGCCGCTAAGTTTGCTTTGGACTCCGGTGCTAGCTACGATAATGTGTTCTACGGTTTTGAAATGAAAGTCTCCTTCTAGCTTTCAAAGCATCATCATTTCATTTTTCTACCAACAGCAGCAAACACGCTGCTGTTGGTTGTTCTTGACCCTTTGTAAGCATGTTTGTATTTTCTCCCCTTTCGATTTTCATGATCACCACGACAATTTAAATCAAAAAAACATCCTCATTCAGCAAATCCTCTGCACAACATCTACACTCAACGCGTTTGTACTCAAATAAACAGCAATGAGGCTCGCAGTATTCAATACAGCGGCTGAGCATCATATAAACGCTCTTTATCTCGAACACGATTTCATCACCAAAAACGCAGATCCTAATACCCACGTTTCATTATGAGGGACATCATGAAGCATGTATTTATCGTTAACTTCCTCGGGAAAGCATCCTCCACAACCATTAAACACTTGGCAGCAATCACACACAATAACGATGGAAAGTGGTTAATCAGTAAGGTAAATTTTATTGATGATCAAGTTGCAGGCGTCATAAAGATCGAATTACCTGAAGAAAATGTCTCCGTTGTAAAAGAAGCCTTTTTTGCCTGCCAAGATTTGATCGTGAAATTTGTTGAATCACAAAGCCCTATTGAGCGCGAAGATATGGTATTTAAAGTGAGATTAGATGCGGGTGACAGAGCGGGTATTGTTAACGAAGTAACCAGTATCCTAGACAGTCAGGCGATCTCTATCCTCGATATGGATTGCCAACGCGTATTTATTGCTAATGGTGTAGGAGT
This window of the Vibrio azureus genome carries:
- a CDS encoding CinA family nicotinamide mononucleotide deamidase-related protein, with product MKIAMLSTGEEVLHGDILDTNAAWLSSLFYQNGFSLTKRSTVGDQLSGLTEELLMLSFNSDVVIVNGGLGPTNDDMSSEAAAQAAECELVLSETWLNRLKEMYQKRGTAMPESNIKQAILPEVAQIIDNPIGTACGFRMIINEAIFYFTPGVPREFKQMVETQILPDLKKIFPNAIGHACSRIYTFGLSESFISDKLDKLTLPQGYFLGYRSYLPFIEVKLFGPIDQLETRTRLLNLVQKHLEQNTVSVDTPMLTHVGQMLQDKHLTLSVSEKSSAGYLTYWLNSDSLVRQQFGHGWLLSGASQTVTDDGDPLAATFALAGATREKCATDLSLVTGRIENDVFSVALASAEGEWGGLYRLSRKYQEEDQVKVISTVALDMLRRFLEGKAIFAQYMFIEKLQEMHIPNKLL
- a CDS encoding DUF3943 domain-containing protein codes for the protein MKTLSAATLTLATSAYANQQDAINHIEFSYAPDCLSGYCETTTLYSFEPHKRHLAMGMVEDESLSLNAGLEPKHLIIPKDKDWDYLMGQTYTILGLSVATVGLMTFLPESITKWDAEDRDMSKLGSKWKDNVTSGPVWDRDEHFLNYIMHPYFGGVYYTAARHAGYNEFESFLYSTTMSSFFWEYGVEAFAEVPSWQDLFITPFFGAVVGEMMLTSEQEIIANGGEVMGSETVGDISLFFLNPVGHIHHWVSNAWGGDAEFKFSSSPWFGNQQAAKFALDSGASYDNVFYGFEMKVSF
- a CDS encoding glycine cleavage system protein R, which translates into the protein MKHVFIVNFLGKASSTTIKHLAAITHNNDGKWLISKVNFIDDQVAGVIKIELPEENVSVVKEAFFACQDLIVKFVESQSPIEREDMVFKVRLDAGDRAGIVNEVTSILDSQAISILDMDCQRVFIANGVGVSASLFSAAMALKLPSELNIEDIANELESLSEDTRVMVAS